From Selenomonas ruminantium AC2024, a single genomic window includes:
- the wbaP gene encoding undecaprenyl-phosphate galactose phosphotransferase WbaP, producing the protein MKQGIHIGTSRQIIVCLHLLVDYLAIVAAEHTALWLQGLFRLDASRVMVMPWEYQYIYYPVLFLLVMFLSDGYRFNRPSLDVTRDVFKGACYGFLMYMLVIFLMRNRLQVSRYYAGCFLLFSLLYIAIGRFMLGQFVLRLHCLQEKILLIGAGRTAERLLEAFDDDPCYGYKVIGLLDDHPISSKLPKEYPLLGSFADADKVIKEQEVRTIVIAAPGLSEEEMRKLLVSVQHLTDTILFTPSLVGTPLGSVEISTLFVEQLTIIKSKNNLSRWSNRTTKFIFDMVVTFFGCILISPIFILLALLVGIDNKGRIFFAHRRVGRNGKEFYCYKFQTMIPNAGEALKKYLAENPEAQKEWEENFKLTHDPRVTKLGAFLRRTSLDELPQVFNVLKGEMSLVGPRPIVQGEVCKYGDNIREYYMVRPGITGMWQTSGRSDTTYEERVEMDTWYVRNWSVWLDMKYLVKTFTAVLARKGAY; encoded by the coding sequence ATGAAACAAGGAATACATATCGGAACAAGCAGGCAAATTATCGTGTGTTTGCACTTGCTGGTAGATTACCTGGCTATTGTGGCAGCAGAGCATACGGCTTTATGGCTTCAAGGGTTGTTTCGGTTGGATGCCAGCCGTGTAATGGTTATGCCTTGGGAATATCAGTATATTTATTATCCAGTGTTATTTCTGCTGGTCATGTTCTTATCCGATGGCTATCGATTCAATCGGCCATCACTAGATGTAACCAGGGATGTATTCAAAGGAGCCTGTTACGGATTCCTAATGTATATGCTGGTTATCTTCCTGATGCGTAACCGTTTGCAAGTTTCAAGATATTATGCTGGTTGCTTTTTACTATTCAGCTTGCTTTACATTGCTATCGGTAGGTTCATGCTTGGACAGTTTGTCTTGCGCCTGCATTGCCTGCAGGAAAAAATCCTGCTGATTGGCGCGGGGCGAACAGCAGAGCGACTGTTAGAAGCTTTTGATGATGACCCATGTTATGGCTATAAAGTTATTGGCCTGTTGGATGACCATCCTATATCAAGCAAATTGCCGAAAGAATACCCATTGCTGGGCAGCTTTGCTGATGCAGATAAGGTCATAAAAGAGCAAGAGGTACGTACTATAGTAATTGCTGCACCAGGCCTATCTGAAGAAGAAATGCGTAAACTGCTGGTATCCGTTCAGCATCTAACAGATACAATCCTGTTTACGCCGAGTCTTGTCGGTACACCGTTAGGTAGTGTGGAAATCAGCACCTTGTTTGTCGAACAGCTGACCATCATTAAAAGTAAAAACAACCTGTCCCGCTGGAGCAACAGGACAACGAAGTTCATCTTTGATATGGTCGTCACATTCTTCGGCTGCATCCTGATATCGCCAATATTTATTCTGTTGGCATTGTTGGTGGGAATAGACAATAAGGGCAGAATTTTTTTCGCCCATCGTCGTGTAGGACGGAATGGTAAGGAGTTCTACTGCTACAAATTCCAGACCATGATTCCCAACGCAGGTGAGGCATTGAAAAAATATTTGGCTGAAAATCCAGAAGCCCAAAAGGAATGGGAGGAAAACTTCAAACTTACCCATGACCCGCGAGTAACCAAGTTAGGCGCATTCCTGCGCAGGACAAGTCTGGACGAACTGCCTCAAGTATTCAATGTGCTAAAGGGGGAGATGAGTCTTGTCGGACCGCGTCCCATAGTGCAGGGCGAAGTGTGCAAATACGGTGACAATATTCGGGAGTACTACATGGTTCGACCCGGAATTACTGGTATGTGGCAGACCAGCGGACGTAGCGATACCACCTATGAAGAGCGTGTGGAAATGGACACATGGTACGTCCGCAATTGGAGCGTATGGCTGGATATGAAATATCTGGTCAAAACATTTACAGCGGTGCTGGCAAGAAAAGGAGCTTATTGA
- a CDS encoding glycosyltransferase family 2 protein, which produces MDKNWLAKANVGIVIPTYQAGAGFKNLLSELAEQTFQPQYRLVMDSESTDDTVQFAKQAGWLTHIVAKADFSHGRTRQQALTILQEQSDLDFIIYMTQDVRIPNKDSLEKLLLAFVDHEVAGAYGRQLPHKDASIYAAVDREFNYPAESFVKSMSDVKKLGIKTAFCSNSFAAYRVTDLVDHGGFSSVDICEDVDLAGRFLLQGKKIAYVAEAEVHHSHEPNLTSQWRRYRDMGRFYKEHFWIKENFGTATSEGIKLVCYQLKRVGKEKGIVGILKILTLDSVKFIAHKFM; this is translated from the coding sequence ATGGATAAAAACTGGCTGGCCAAAGCCAATGTCGGCATAGTGATTCCGACATATCAGGCTGGTGCAGGATTCAAGAATTTGCTGTCAGAGTTAGCAGAGCAGACTTTCCAACCGCAATACCGGTTGGTTATGGATTCAGAATCAACCGATGATACCGTACAGTTTGCTAAGCAAGCAGGCTGGCTGACACATATTGTTGCCAAGGCAGACTTCAGTCATGGCCGAACTCGCCAGCAAGCATTGACGATTCTGCAGGAACAGTCAGACTTAGATTTCATCATCTATATGACGCAGGATGTACGGATTCCAAACAAAGACAGCTTAGAAAAACTGTTACTGGCCTTCGTTGACCATGAAGTAGCTGGAGCTTATGGCCGCCAACTGCCGCATAAAGACGCAAGCATCTATGCCGCTGTTGACCGTGAGTTCAACTATCCGGCAGAATCCTTTGTCAAGTCAATGTCAGATGTCAAAAAGCTGGGCATAAAAACAGCCTTCTGCTCCAATTCCTTTGCCGCCTATCGGGTAACGGATTTAGTTGACCATGGCGGTTTTAGCAGCGTAGATATCTGTGAAGACGTGGACTTAGCTGGCCGCTTCCTGTTGCAGGGAAAAAAGATAGCTTATGTGGCAGAGGCTGAAGTTCATCACTCTCATGAGCCCAATTTGACAAGTCAATGGCGACGTTATCGAGATATGGGACGATTTTATAAAGAACATTTTTGGATAAAAGAAAATTTTGGTACAGCAACTAGTGAAGGAATAAAACTGGTGTGTTATCAATTAAAGCGTGTGGGTAAAGAAAAAGGAATAGTTGGGATTCTAAAAATACTCACATTAGACTCGGTAAAGTTTATAGCTCATAAGTTTATGTGA
- a CDS encoding rhamnan synthesis F family protein translates to MKRLAILVLFDPEGIVDDYVIYLLNETKKIAAKILVVSNGMLSAVGRDKIREIQVDYIERENEGFDMEAWKVGLLSYKEKMDEYDELILMNDSFYGPIYPWEEVFSKMEADRTIDFWGLTVHGKTDDVLGLCPYGYIPEHLQTYFLVIRAKMLHARVFKEYWENKNTAKSFEEAVLQHEVCFTKYFSDMGFKWSVYCDTREWEHDYDKKINHYLLSQRKLIENFHYPVLKRKALTQGRGYFLEENYGDEPKRSLTFIKDKTDYNTTLIWQHLLRTNNITAIKEGLGLNYILSSDDVFDDSKIGLVKIALIIHLYYRDLIEECIGYVRNLPDYVDVYITTDTSEKMGIIASFTKMITNVKDIRLVDGRGRDLAALLVGCNDVMNKYDILGFIHDKKSKRMGQSIAVGSAYFHALWDNMLCDRNYIRNIFKTFIENPCLGFLTPPPPCHGEYKKFQGEFWTICFDKTLELAKKLRIESSHIKLEYPPIALGSVFWCRTKALSDVFGYEWAITDFPQEPLGDDGTISHAMERIFPFAAQNQGYYSGWLMHVDFAANEIENIKCVIQGAPFRRRLINYVKKNIPHTLYPVVGIMWKLVKSVIMVVRRI, encoded by the coding sequence GTGAAGAGACTCGCTATTCTAGTATTATTTGATCCTGAAGGAATAGTAGATGATTATGTTATTTATCTACTAAATGAAACTAAAAAGATAGCTGCTAAGATATTGGTCGTTAGCAATGGGATGTTGTCTGCTGTTGGACGAGATAAAATACGTGAAATACAAGTGGATTATATAGAAAGAGAAAATGAAGGCTTTGATATGGAAGCTTGGAAAGTAGGGCTTCTATCATACAAGGAGAAAATGGATGAATATGATGAATTAATATTAATGAATGATTCATTCTATGGCCCTATATATCCTTGGGAAGAAGTATTTTCTAAAATGGAGGCTGATAGGACAATTGACTTTTGGGGATTGACGGTTCACGGAAAAACTGATGATGTGTTAGGGCTGTGCCCGTATGGATATATTCCAGAGCATCTTCAAACATACTTTTTAGTGATAAGGGCAAAGATGCTTCATGCTAGAGTGTTCAAAGAGTATTGGGAGAATAAAAATACTGCTAAAAGCTTTGAAGAAGCTGTGCTTCAACATGAGGTATGTTTCACAAAATATTTTTCAGATATGGGATTCAAGTGGTCGGTGTATTGCGACACTAGAGAGTGGGAACATGATTATGATAAAAAGATTAATCACTATTTACTATCTCAGAGAAAATTAATAGAGAATTTTCACTATCCAGTATTAAAAAGAAAGGCTTTAACGCAGGGAAGGGGATATTTTTTAGAAGAAAACTATGGTGATGAACCTAAACGAAGCTTGACTTTTATAAAAGACAAGACAGATTACAACACGACGCTTATTTGGCAACATCTTCTTAGAACTAACAATATAACAGCTATAAAAGAAGGTTTGGGGCTGAATTATATTTTATCATCGGATGATGTTTTTGATGATTCTAAGATTGGTTTGGTAAAAATAGCATTGATAATACATTTATACTATAGAGACTTAATAGAAGAATGTATAGGATATGTCAGAAATTTACCTGATTATGTAGATGTATATATAACAACTGATACAAGTGAAAAAATGGGAATAATTGCATCATTTACTAAAATGATAACAAATGTCAAAGATATACGCTTGGTTGATGGTAGAGGGCGTGATTTGGCAGCTTTATTAGTAGGATGCAACGATGTCATGAATAAATATGATATTCTAGGATTTATTCATGATAAGAAATCTAAGCGGATGGGGCAGTCAATTGCAGTTGGTAGTGCATATTTTCATGCATTATGGGACAATATGCTCTGTGATAGAAACTATATAAGGAATATTTTCAAAACGTTTATAGAAAATCCTTGCTTAGGTTTTTTGACGCCACCTCCTCCGTGCCATGGAGAATACAAAAAATTTCAGGGTGAATTTTGGACGATATGTTTTGACAAGACTTTGGAATTGGCAAAAAAGTTAAGGATAGAGTCAAGTCATATCAAGTTAGAATATCCTCCAATTGCGTTGGGGAGCGTTTTTTGGTGCAGAACTAAGGCGTTGAGTGATGTGTTTGGATATGAATGGGCTATTACAGATTTTCCCCAAGAGCCGCTAGGCGATGATGGAACGATATCTCATGCGATGGAGCGAATTTTCCCGTTTGCTGCGCAGAATCAAGGCTATTATTCAGGATGGTTGATGCATGTAGATTTTGCAGCGAATGAAATTGAAAACATTAAGTGTGTAATTCAAGGCGCTCCGTTTAGACGAAGGTTGATAAATTATGTTAAGAAAAATATTCCGCATACGCTTTATCCTGTAGTTGGGATTATGTGGAAATTGGTAAAAAGCGTAATAATGGTAGTAAGGAGAATTTAG
- a CDS encoding ABC transporter permease, with amino-acid sequence MTILKELYQYREMIRSLIHRDIRGRYKGSVLGFLWTFINPLMQLIVYTIVFSSIMRMGIDKYYLFLFVALIPWIFFSSSLIVGANCIIDNVNLVTKIYFPREVLPISTVTAGFINMLYSFLILLPVVLLTGDHISLIAWLFLPLIAITEYFIVLGLTLVFSAITVYLRDVAHILGIVTMAWQFLTPVMYPIDLVPEKYMGLFMLNPMTPVTIAFRDILYYGKIPELMTIGHTMLFAVALTIVGFVSFGYLKKGFAEEI; translated from the coding sequence GTGACTATATTGAAGGAGCTATATCAATATCGTGAGATGATCAGAAGTTTGATTCATCGTGATATTCGTGGTCGATATAAGGGGTCTGTGTTAGGATTTTTATGGACATTTATAAATCCGCTTATGCAATTGATAGTTTATACTATCGTGTTTTCGTCAATAATGAGAATGGGAATAGATAAATATTATTTGTTTTTGTTTGTAGCATTGATTCCTTGGATATTTTTTTCTTCAAGTCTAATAGTGGGCGCGAATTGTATCATTGATAATGTAAATCTTGTCACAAAAATATATTTTCCTAGAGAAGTACTACCTATTTCAACGGTAACTGCAGGTTTTATCAACATGCTTTATAGTTTCCTAATATTGTTACCTGTAGTATTGCTGACAGGAGATCATATTTCCCTTATCGCTTGGTTGTTTCTGCCACTGATTGCAATTACAGAATACTTTATCGTGTTGGGATTGACATTAGTATTCTCAGCAATAACCGTATATTTACGTGATGTAGCACATATTCTTGGCATTGTAACTATGGCTTGGCAGTTTCTTACTCCAGTGATGTATCCGATCGATTTAGTGCCAGAAAAATACATGGGATTGTTTATGTTGAATCCTATGACTCCTGTTACAATTGCGTTCCGGGATATTTTGTACTATGGAAAGATTCCTGAATTGATGACAATAGGACATACAATGCTTTTTGCTGTCGCTTTGACGATTGTGGGATTTGTGTCTTTTGGGTATTTAAAGAAAGGTTTTGCGGAAGAAATATGA
- a CDS encoding ABC transporter ATP-binding protein — protein sequence MNNAIEVDNVFKTFKVYRDKGFSLKEKLLFWKRNQYEERAVLQGISFIIPKGQVVGLIGKNGCGKSTTLKLLTRIMYPDKGVIKLDGRVASLIELGAGFHPDMSGRENIYINASIFGLTRKEIEKKIDSIIEFSELQEYIDNPVRTYSSGMYMRLAFAVAINVSADILLVDEILSVGDITFNRKCFAKMEEIRSKGTTIVIVSHAMDSIKQLCDRVIWLRDGKIIADDKPSIVLSQYTDYMLG from the coding sequence ATGAATAACGCAATTGAGGTTGATAATGTCTTTAAAACATTTAAGGTATATCGTGATAAGGGGTTTAGTCTAAAAGAAAAACTCCTGTTTTGGAAAAGAAATCAATATGAGGAAAGAGCAGTTCTACAGGGGATTAGTTTTATAATTCCTAAGGGCCAAGTTGTAGGATTGATTGGCAAAAATGGATGTGGAAAAAGTACAACGCTAAAATTGTTGACTCGAATTATGTATCCGGACAAAGGCGTGATTAAATTAGACGGGCGTGTTGCTAGTTTAATTGAACTTGGGGCAGGCTTTCATCCTGATATGAGTGGACGAGAAAATATTTATATTAATGCATCTATTTTCGGATTGACACGTAAAGAGATTGAAAAAAAGATTGATAGTATAATAGAATTCTCGGAACTTCAAGAGTATATTGATAATCCGGTACGTACATATTCAAGTGGTATGTATATGAGATTGGCATTTGCAGTAGCTATTAATGTTTCTGCTGATATTCTTTTAGTGGATGAAATTCTCTCAGTTGGTGACATAACATTTAATAGAAAATGTTTTGCAAAAATGGAAGAAATACGTTCGAAAGGAACGACTATAGTTATTGTTTCACATGCCATGGATTCCATAAAGCAGCTTTGTGATAGAGTTATATGGTTGAGGGATGGCAAAATTATTGCAGATGATAAACCAAGTATAGTTTTGTCACAATATACAGATTACATGCTGGGATAA
- a CDS encoding glycosyltransferase family 61 protein — protein MLKVWTIMYKICLRVEWKYLKFALLCLEAYIIHRHRLYDEVFYKGQREDLRSVKHGLLHYVRYGWKENLSPCILFDVSYYLEKDRNIKYNPLIHYLKYGEAEGRKPHPLFNPDYYRLRYNKRNKFLERYLNGAGNHYDDLLFPYSTFVNNTYIVDDDFISFKGRKDDVKTINLFLNEGEIEKALRLFYEIWNWRNNVNPRQVRLYKYKILPLREHGKIVYKMSKEQQLDELKDMPGYNSKYKYPQAYINMYHDVQVIGGTNLVIKDDIIYNDELADFWDEDYGVKPWDVLDVKHNVNNELVGWIERHILENNYNTIEKGILISCTYDNNYFHWMVESLPMVMYVLDYVKDYSEFPLLIPEKIHDNFKSAFNQLLSSYNNVKVLKLKKKCTYKVKELLIPSKLSRILDRYHGDMLLGIDTVINPLYVKRVSDAVKMKSHSNYRKIYLSRAGGNYRKLKNEKEIETFLVRNGFEVVDISKTSFEFQRELFAQADVVVAPTGATMTNILLSPAKSKFFVLYSNHPHLEPQFLGGKRCLLWDQLAQICGVDIAQINGERLYNRDDLHDDYIIPVDLIKKELSHKGVI, from the coding sequence ATGCTAAAAGTTTGGACAATAATGTATAAGATTTGTCTTAGAGTGGAATGGAAATATTTGAAGTTCGCATTATTATGTTTAGAAGCATATATAATACATAGACATAGATTGTATGATGAAGTTTTTTATAAAGGGCAAAGAGAAGACTTGAGGAGTGTAAAACATGGGTTGTTGCACTATGTTAGATATGGATGGAAGGAGAATTTGTCTCCGTGTATTTTGTTCGATGTAAGCTATTATTTGGAGAAGGATAGAAATATAAAGTACAATCCTCTGATACATTATTTAAAATACGGTGAGGCTGAAGGGAGAAAACCTCATCCGTTATTCAATCCTGATTATTATAGATTACGATATAATAAAAGAAATAAATTTTTAGAGAGATATCTAAATGGGGCTGGAAATCATTACGATGATCTTCTCTTTCCGTATAGTACTTTCGTAAACAATACATATATTGTTGATGATGATTTTATATCGTTCAAGGGTAGAAAAGATGATGTTAAGACAATAAATTTATTCCTTAATGAGGGGGAAATAGAAAAAGCTTTAAGGTTGTTTTATGAGATTTGGAATTGGAGAAATAATGTGAACCCTAGACAGGTTCGTCTTTATAAATATAAAATTCTTCCGCTTAGAGAGCACGGCAAAATTGTATATAAAATGAGTAAGGAACAGCAACTGGATGAATTAAAGGATATGCCTGGATATAATTCAAAATACAAATATCCCCAAGCATATATCAATATGTATCATGATGTTCAGGTGATTGGTGGTACTAATCTTGTAATTAAAGATGATATTATTTATAATGATGAACTTGCTGATTTTTGGGATGAAGATTATGGTGTAAAGCCGTGGGATGTATTGGATGTAAAGCATAATGTGAATAATGAATTGGTGGGATGGATAGAAAGGCATATTCTAGAAAATAATTATAATACAATAGAAAAAGGAATATTAATATCTTGCACGTATGATAATAATTATTTCCATTGGATGGTGGAATCTTTGCCGATGGTTATGTATGTGTTAGATTATGTGAAGGATTATTCGGAATTTCCACTATTAATCCCTGAGAAAATACATGATAATTTTAAAAGTGCTTTTAATCAATTATTATCTTCGTATAATAATGTAAAGGTATTAAAGTTAAAAAAGAAATGTACATATAAAGTAAAAGAATTACTGATTCCATCAAAACTATCTAGAATCCTTGATCGATATCATGGAGACATGTTGCTTGGAATTGATACTGTGATCAATCCATTATATGTTAAGAGGGTTAGTGATGCTGTAAAAATGAAATCACATTCGAATTATCGAAAGATTTATTTATCACGTGCTGGAGGAAATTACAGAAAGTTAAAAAATGAGAAGGAAATTGAAACATTTTTGGTGAGAAATGGATTCGAAGTGGTTGATATATCTAAAACTTCCTTTGAGTTTCAAAGAGAATTGTTTGCGCAAGCTGATGTTGTAGTGGCACCAACTGGGGCTACTATGACAAATATATTACTTTCTCCAGCAAAATCTAAGTTTTTTGTATTATATTCTAATCATCCTCATTTGGAACCTCAGTTTCTTGGTGGAAAACGTTGTTTATTGTGGGATCAGTTAGCTCAAATTTGTGGTGTGGATATTGCGCAGATAAATGGTGAAAGACTGTATAATCGTGATGATTTACATGATGATTATATTATTCCTGTTGATTTAATAAAAAAAGAATTGTCTCATAAAGGGGTGATTTAA
- a CDS encoding glycosyltransferase family 2 protein, which produces MNDLITVIMTAYNHERYIQEAIESILNQSYENWELIIVDDGSTDNTKKIIETFNDSRIKKIYKSNGGTSDATNIGIDEAKGDWVALMSGDDISHKDRIKTELEVAKKQGFDVVFSIPELIDDRGKTLSDEYMPVFYKKYNSSKGDVLKELFYNGNIFCAPSAMINKKVFEKCGKFKRHLLQLQDFDLWIRIAKKFDIKVIRSRLVKYRIHKNNLSSKRNDKRLEFEMRDVYKKFFDKMEWDDFFDIFLAKGNDGFAFGANSFDVATIFILINNPIISAHTAGLEKLANLIEDDKMYINLIQNYGFTMKKYFEATALNGTNNIFVQ; this is translated from the coding sequence TTGAACGACTTAATTACTGTAATAATGACTGCATATAATCATGAAAGATATATTCAAGAGGCAATTGAAAGCATCTTAAATCAATCCTATGAAAATTGGGAGTTGATTATTGTTGATGATGGATCGACTGATAATACAAAAAAAATTATAGAGACATTTAATGATTCGAGAATAAAGAAAATATACAAAAGTAATGGAGGAACTAGTGATGCAACCAATATAGGTATCGATGAAGCAAAAGGTGATTGGGTTGCATTGATGTCTGGAGATGATATTTCTCATAAAGATAGAATAAAAACAGAATTGGAAGTAGCTAAAAAGCAAGGGTTTGATGTTGTTTTCTCCATTCCGGAACTTATCGATGATAGAGGGAAAACTCTATCGGATGAGTATATGCCTGTTTTTTATAAGAAATATAACTCATCTAAAGGTGATGTGCTAAAAGAACTTTTTTATAATGGTAATATTTTTTGTGCTCCGTCGGCGATGATAAATAAAAAGGTTTTTGAAAAATGTGGAAAATTTAAAAGGCACCTATTACAATTACAAGATTTTGATTTGTGGATAAGAATAGCAAAAAAGTTTGATATTAAGGTTATTAGGTCTAGGTTAGTTAAATATAGAATACATAAAAACAATTTATCTTCTAAAAGAAACGATAAAAGACTTGAATTTGAAATGCGGGACGTGTATAAAAAATTCTTTGATAAAATGGAATGGGATGATTTTTTTGATATCTTTTTAGCTAAGGGGAACGATGGCTTTGCATTTGGAGCAAATTCGTTTGATGTAGCTACTATATTCATTCTTATCAATAACCCGATTATTTCTGCTCATACTGCTGGATTGGAAAAGTTAGCTAATCTAATTGAAGATGATAAAATGTATATAAATTTAATTCAAAATTATGGGTTTACAATGAAAAAATATTTTGAAGCAACAGCGTTAAATGGAACCAATAATATATTTGTACAGTAA
- a CDS encoding sugar 3,4-ketoisomerase, with amino-acid sequence MQVVKYVFQPHGDDRGQLIALEEFKDIPFKIKRVYYMYDTAEGVVRGHHAHKQLEQILVCIHGNCKIRLDNGKEKKVVPLEKPYEGLYVANNMWREMFDFSSDAVLLVFASELYDERDYIRDYDEFLKFVKEHPEK; translated from the coding sequence ATGCAAGTAGTAAAATATGTATTTCAACCTCATGGAGACGATCGCGGTCAGCTAATTGCCTTGGAGGAATTCAAGGACATTCCCTTTAAAATCAAACGTGTCTATTATATGTATGACACGGCAGAAGGTGTGGTGCGTGGCCATCATGCGCATAAGCAGTTAGAGCAGATTTTGGTATGCATTCATGGCAACTGCAAGATTCGGTTGGATAATGGGAAGGAAAAGAAGGTTGTTCCGCTGGAAAAGCCTTACGAAGGGTTGTATGTAGCCAATAATATGTGGCGGGAAATGTTTGATTTTTCTTCTGATGCTGTATTACTGGTGTTTGCTTCAGAACTTTATGATGAACGTGATTATATCCGTGATTATGATGAGTTTTTGAAGTTTGTTAAGGAACATCCAGAGAAGTGA
- a CDS encoding GNAT family N-acetyltransferase, translating into MPELIGHKVILKELSPEFFSEVVDWRNDKELNKFLNQPQKLTLEAETAWYQNRYLQDDTQGLMIFIDKENGTPFATLGWTDMDREKRRCILGRLLLGNPEYRNHAGFLEGFFLLSDYLYQSVEMMHIHVVKDNRKAIRLNKMLGFVENHGEIQYPHELFVNNLHQREYYRTKEMYQKVRKSLYEDLQESLF; encoded by the coding sequence GTGCCGGAGTTAATTGGTCATAAGGTGATTTTGAAGGAACTTTCGCCTGAGTTTTTTTCTGAAGTTGTTGATTGGCGTAATGATAAAGAACTCAATAAGTTTCTAAATCAGCCACAAAAATTGACCTTAGAGGCAGAGACAGCATGGTATCAGAATCGGTATTTGCAGGATGATACGCAGGGTCTGATGATTTTTATTGACAAGGAGAATGGAACTCCTTTTGCCACTTTAGGTTGGACGGATATGGACAGGGAGAAGCGGCGCTGCATATTGGGAAGATTACTTTTGGGCAATCCTGAATATCGCAATCATGCAGGCTTTTTGGAAGGCTTTTTCCTATTGTCGGATTATCTTTATCAATCTGTGGAAATGATGCATATCCATGTGGTTAAGGATAACCGCAAAGCGATTCGTTTGAATAAAATGCTTGGTTTTGTGGAAAACCATGGTGAAATACAGTATCCACATGAGCTTTTTGTAAACAATTTGCATCAGCGGGAGTATTACCGCACTAAAGAGATGTATCAAAAGGTTAGAAAATCCTTGTATGAAGATTTACAGGAATCTTTATTTTAA
- a CDS encoding acyl carrier protein, translating to MEQKFIEELTETIDTEETLAMDTVLEDLEDWDSLSFVSFISMANTTYNKKISAEQVREAVTVADLYALVKG from the coding sequence ATGGAACAGAAATTTATTGAAGAATTAACGGAAACCATCGATACGGAAGAAACGCTGGCTATGGATACAGTATTAGAAGACTTGGAAGATTGGGATTCTTTGAGCTTTGTCAGCTTTATTTCGATGGCAAATACGACTTATAACAAAAAGATATCAGCGGAGCAAGTACGTGAAGCCGTAACGGTGGCTGACCTTTATGCACTTGTCAAAGGTTGA
- a CDS encoding SDR family NAD(P)-dependent oxidoreductase, translating to MGQVTFDFTGCRFVVTGASSGMGCALARELALAGADVLAIARREEKLRILQTEFPERITIAPVDVCDKDNVSAAIRNFVQTKGKLNGGVHAAGIVGITPLKQYDSEMARKIMDVSFWAGMDFLQICTKSAISEKGASFVLFSSIDAIAGWKGKFAYSSAKMAVNSAVKSIAKEIARRGQRVNSILPGWVQTNMTKEAAELTDMAPIIERELLGVGRPEDVAGQVLFLLSDRAAWITGTNVVVDGGYLA from the coding sequence ATGGGGCAGGTAACTTTTGATTTTACTGGCTGTCGTTTTGTGGTCACTGGTGCATCTTCGGGAATGGGCTGTGCTTTGGCCAGGGAACTTGCCTTAGCTGGTGCCGACGTATTAGCTATTGCCCGCCGGGAGGAAAAGCTGCGAATTTTACAGACGGAGTTTCCAGAGCGTATAACGATAGCACCTGTAGATGTCTGTGACAAAGACAATGTAAGCGCGGCCATTCGAAATTTTGTGCAGACAAAAGGTAAATTAAATGGTGGCGTTCACGCAGCTGGCATTGTAGGGATTACTCCCTTGAAGCAGTATGACAGCGAAATGGCTAGGAAAATAATGGATGTAAGTTTTTGGGCTGGCATGGACTTTTTACAAATTTGTACGAAATCTGCTATCTCTGAGAAGGGGGCAAGTTTTGTTTTGTTTTCTTCTATAGATGCGATAGCAGGTTGGAAAGGTAAGTTTGCATATAGTAGTGCAAAGATGGCCGTCAACAGTGCGGTGAAATCCATTGCTAAGGAAATAGCCCGCCGTGGTCAGCGTGTCAATTCTATTTTGCCCGGCTGGGTGCAGACCAATATGACCAAAGAAGCGGCGGAGCTTACGGACATGGCACCGATTATAGAGCGTGAACTCTTAGGTGTAGGAAGGCCGGAAGACGTCGCGGGACAGGTGTTGTTCCTGCTTAGCGACCGGGCTGCATGGATTACGGGAACAAATGTCGTAGTAGACGGCGGTTATCTGGCATAA